In Treponema rectale, a single genomic region encodes these proteins:
- a CDS encoding Rpn family recombination-promoting nuclease/putative transposase: MNGQFTRPWKDLTFKDNFIFCKVMKNEEICRKMLEILLKIKVEKIEYIESEKTIENYYESRGIRLDVYVKDSDRIFDIEIQTGNYDDLLLRARYYQGACDVATVRRRTKFRNLKETYIVFICEEDPFGMGLPVYTKKNRFTETDALIYDDKTHAVFYNSSAWSKVQDEELRDVLRFIYESKATSSFSKLLEENTLRAKSRPEMEDEYMYFMDIVEEEKEYAREAGLAEGRETGRAEGVKDTRIETAKNLIKMSVLTLSQIAQATGLPEQEIEKLK, from the coding sequence ATGAACGGACAATTCACCAGACCCTGGAAGGACCTGACCTTTAAGGACAACTTTATCTTCTGCAAGGTTATGAAAAACGAAGAAATCTGCAGAAAGATGCTTGAGATTCTTCTTAAAATTAAGGTTGAAAAAATTGAATACATTGAATCAGAAAAGACCATCGAAAACTATTACGAATCCAGGGGAATCAGGCTGGATGTCTACGTTAAGGATTCAGACAGAATCTTTGACATAGAAATCCAGACCGGCAACTATGATGACCTGCTGCTGAGGGCCCGCTACTATCAGGGAGCCTGTGACGTAGCAACCGTAAGGCGCCGCACTAAATTCAGGAACCTTAAGGAAACCTACATCGTCTTCATCTGTGAAGAGGATCCTTTCGGAATGGGACTGCCCGTGTACACAAAGAAGAACCGTTTTACAGAAACAGACGCACTGATTTATGATGACAAAACCCATGCCGTATTTTATAATTCAAGTGCATGGAGCAAAGTTCAGGACGAAGAACTAAGGGACGTACTGCGTTTTATTTATGAATCCAAAGCCACTTCTTCTTTCTCAAAACTTCTTGAGGAAAACACCCTCCGTGCAAAATCCAGACCCGAAATGGAGGATGAATACATGTATTTTATGGACATAGTTGAAGAAGAAAAGGAATATGCTCGTGAAGCCGGCCTTGCAGAAGGAAGGGAAACTGGCAGAGCTGAAGGGGTGAAAGATACTAGAATTGAGACAGCAAAAAATCTTATTAAAATGAGCGTACTTACTTTGTCTCAGATAGCTCAGGCGACCGGGCTGCCGGAGCAAGAGATCGAGAAGTTAAAATAA
- a CDS encoding Ig-like domain-containing protein — MVLFSSQKVKKSALVTMILFLMAVLAGFSSCSASSNDDSEPEVSEITLKVQDDATSLVVGDTLKITATVLPRTIKNPQITWKSNPSSVATVSNGVVTGVSVGNVTVTAKCGKKSAQVTLTVKRAENGETDDSVVTGATKGTSVGTSGTSFEAKSNNVNDYTVLVWSDEFEGTSLKNENWAYETGRTGWGNNESQNYTTSSDNSEVKGEVLRITVKGDGTTDPTSARIKSQDLKYFKYGKLEARIKFDEGNLSWPAFWMLGQNMSDGVTWPYCGEIDIMEHINEDRTVMETVHWNTTGSNPATDTYSHGGWGTHSPDYSGTKPPISKDDWHIYGLKWTENKITMYVDDIDYFSVGLDGTGFDCFKNPFFFILNYAAGGQLVGYDWAPASAFAGVNWNMYIDYIRVYQDENHVVDGVAAVPVESVSVTGTASVKVGSTTTLTATVTPSNATDKTVTWSSDDANVATVSSDGVVTGVSEGSAVITATAGGKSYSVTVSVEEAEVAVTSVTVSGTGSIKVGATTTFTATVTPSNATDKTVTWSSGDTSVATVSSSGVVTGVKAGSAVITATAGGKSGTKTVTVTAESSSGITSPLSGYSLIWNDEFDEADSDGTPLSTKWGYDIGIGYSACTDGKNPNNGNWGNGELQWYSDNDADNTYVSDGTLKIVAKKESSNGMNYTSGRIVTRSITGGQWKYGYIEMSAKIPNDAGVWPAFWMLDQDIYDGENWPGSGEIDIMESSVNLWGSDNVYGTLHCTAGSGGSPVFTKNSTVSFSDGKFHKYAVDWDDDHIDWYYDDVKVFTYNPASYDDGPWPFKEEFYIIINLAVGGNLGGEVPSDFTSSTMEVDYVRVWQKDAGYTDRSGAVEVTGAPSSTVTKNIPDGAKVVYDSTAAATNGITGGGSWNGGWAWSDYTAGDKTLKQVTFSSINGDNACGGWNISSYDYGANAKLHLSVYASHDFQIKPVKPDTAYSQTVSSDGTYEWVDVEIDLGSANTLSQIGFISSVVQTIWVDHVYITESDSGSSGSGGSGSGSGGSGDTGSGIDWSSINFAGDGAGGGAYSNKYKFYSENNVGSLVNIQSSFGKEAGLYVAFNDVGAPSACSLSKENYAQQGAGMLFYISKFTAKETSFTITAGGKTYTCAVYYADGAE, encoded by the coding sequence ATGGTTTTATTCTCTTCACAAAAAGTAAAAAAGTCTGCCTTGGTTACAATGATTCTTTTTTTAATGGCAGTGCTGGCAGGTTTTTCTTCCTGTTCAGCATCTTCAAATGATGACTCAGAACCAGAAGTCAGTGAGATTACGTTAAAGGTTCAAGATGATGCTACATCACTTGTTGTCGGTGATACTTTAAAGATAACTGCTACTGTATTACCAAGAACAATAAAGAATCCTCAGATTACATGGAAGTCAAATCCTTCATCTGTAGCAACTGTAAGCAATGGTGTAGTTACAGGTGTTTCTGTCGGTAATGTTACTGTTACTGCAAAATGCGGTAAGAAAAGTGCTCAGGTTACTCTTACTGTAAAACGTGCAGAAAACGGAGAGACCGATGATTCTGTTGTAACAGGTGCAACTAAAGGAACCAGTGTCGGAACTTCGGGAACATCTTTTGAGGCAAAATCAAATAATGTTAACGATTATACTGTTCTTGTATGGTCAGATGAATTTGAAGGTACGAGCTTAAAAAATGAAAACTGGGCTTACGAGACCGGAAGAACAGGATGGGGTAATAATGAGTCTCAGAATTATACTACATCAAGCGACAATTCAGAAGTTAAAGGAGAAGTTCTCCGCATTACTGTAAAAGGTGACGGAACGACAGATCCTACGTCTGCACGTATAAAAAGTCAGGATTTAAAGTACTTTAAATACGGAAAACTTGAGGCCCGCATTAAATTTGATGAAGGTAATCTTTCATGGCCGGCATTCTGGATGCTTGGTCAGAATATGAGTGACGGTGTTACATGGCCGTATTGTGGTGAAATTGATATCATGGAGCATATCAATGAGGACCGCACCGTAATGGAAACCGTTCACTGGAATACTACAGGAAGTAATCCCGCAACAGATACATATTCTCATGGCGGCTGGGGAACTCATTCACCTGATTACAGCGGAACAAAACCTCCGATTTCAAAAGATGACTGGCACATATATGGCCTTAAGTGGACGGAAAATAAAATAACCATGTATGTGGATGACATTGATTATTTCAGCGTTGGTCTTGACGGAACAGGTTTTGACTGTTTTAAAAATCCTTTCTTCTTTATCTTGAATTACGCAGCAGGCGGTCAGCTTGTTGGTTATGACTGGGCTCCGGCTTCTGCATTTGCAGGTGTAAACTGGAACATGTATATCGACTACATCCGTGTATATCAGGATGAAAATCATGTTGTAGACGGTGTTGCAGCAGTTCCTGTTGAATCTGTTTCTGTTACTGGAACTGCATCTGTAAAAGTTGGTTCGACAACTACTCTTACTGCAACTGTAACTCCTTCGAATGCAACAGATAAAACAGTAACCTGGTCTTCTGACGATGCAAATGTTGCGACAGTTTCTTCAGACGGTGTAGTAACCGGTGTGTCAGAGGGAAGTGCAGTTATTACTGCAACTGCAGGCGGTAAGTCATACAGCGTAACAGTCAGTGTAGAAGAAGCAGAAGTTGCCGTAACCTCTGTTACTGTAAGCGGAACAGGTTCTATAAAAGTAGGTGCAACTACAACCTTTACTGCAACTGTAACTCCTTCAAATGCAACGGATAAAACAGTGACCTGGTCTTCAGGAGATACAAGTGTTGCAACCGTTTCTTCAAGCGGGGTAGTAACCGGCGTAAAAGCAGGAAGTGCCGTTATTACTGCAACTGCAGGAGGAAAGTCCGGAACAAAAACTGTAACTGTTACTGCAGAATCATCTTCGGGAATTACTTCTCCTTTAAGCGGCTATTCCCTTATCTGGAATGATGAATTTGATGAAGCTGATTCTGATGGAACACCATTAAGTACAAAATGGGGTTATGACATTGGTATAGGTTATTCTGCCTGTACAGATGGAAAGAACCCGAATAATGGAAACTGGGGTAACGGAGAACTTCAGTGGTATTCAGACAATGATGCCGACAACACATATGTAAGTGACGGAACTCTTAAAATTGTTGCAAAGAAAGAATCTTCCAACGGAATGAATTATACATCCGGACGTATTGTTACCCGCAGTATTACAGGTGGACAGTGGAAATACGGATATATAGAAATGTCTGCAAAGATTCCAAATGATGCCGGTGTATGGCCTGCATTCTGGATGCTTGACCAGGATATATATGATGGAGAAAACTGGCCTGGAAGCGGAGAGATTGACATCATGGAATCCAGTGTAAATCTCTGGGGAAGCGACAATGTTTACGGAACCCTTCACTGTACTGCAGGAAGCGGAGGAAGTCCTGTATTTACAAAGAATTCTACAGTTTCTTTCAGTGACGGAAAATTCCATAAATATGCCGTGGACTGGGATGATGATCACATTGACTGGTATTATGACGACGTAAAAGTATTTACATATAATCCGGCAAGCTATGATGACGGGCCGTGGCCATTTAAAGAAGAATTTTACATCATTATAAACCTTGCCGTGGGCGGAAACCTTGGTGGTGAAGTTCCTTCTGACTTTACCTCAAGTACTATGGAAGTTGACTACGTGCGCGTATGGCAGAAAGATGCCGGATATACAGACAGAAGCGGAGCTGTGGAAGTCACTGGAGCACCTTCTTCAACTGTAACAAAAAACATTCCGGATGGAGCAAAGGTTGTGTATGATTCCACTGCAGCTGCAACAAATGGAATTACCGGAGGCGGTTCATGGAACGGCGGCTGGGCATGGAGTGACTATACAGCAGGTGATAAGACTTTAAAGCAGGTTACATTCAGTTCCATTAATGGAGATAATGCCTGCGGCGGATGGAATATCAGCAGTTATGATTATGGAGCAAATGCAAAACTTCATTTAAGTGTTTATGCAAGTCACGATTTCCAGATTAAGCCTGTAAAGCCCGATACAGCTTATTCTCAGACAGTTTCTTCTGACGGTACTTATGAATGGGTTGATGTAGAAATTGATCTTGGTTCTGCAAATACTCTCTCTCAAATCGGATTTATTTCCTCTGTCGTACAGACCATCTGGGTAGACCATGTTTATATTACTGAATCTGACAGCGGTTCAAGCGGATCCGGAGGAAGCGGTTCAGGTTCCGGCGGAAGTGGAGATACTGGTTCCGGAATTGACTGGAGCAGTATTAACTTCGCCGGAGACGGAGCGGGAGGTGGAGCTTATAGCAATAAATATAAGTTCTATTCAGAAAACAATGTAGGTTCCCTTGTGAACATACAGAGTTCATTCGGAAAAGAAGCTGGTTTGTATGTGGCATTTAATGATGTCGGAGCACCTTCGGCCTGTTCTTTATCAAAAGAAAACTATGCTCAGCAGGGGGCAGGTATGTTGTTCTATATCAGTAAATTTACTGCAAAGGAAACTTCTTTCACAATAACTGCTGGTGGTAAAACCTACACTTGTGCAGTTTACTATGCCGATGGAGCAGAGTAA
- a CDS encoding beta-1,3-glucanase family protein, which yields MNKIRNFFQLKSCVFLFFIAGVFSVISCEVNSDSEPAPVKVESVTLSGTDSLKEGESKTFTVTVLPENAADKTVTWTSSDSEILKVDAGGLVTAIKEGKAVITVTSSDGNKKDSIEVTVVKKQTSEDNGGDDNGGGNNGGQEGGETENPEQPQSAPSVEIPSGVYVIQNSSKSISTFGGALGWNAGSVELSDYTYPSDSKKAKKVVFTRNGAYDAFYVNTTMLDVTASPKLYMSVYASHDFAIKAMTTNREDSFTVENDGEWGWHSVEYDMGAASEITMICFVSSIPQTIYVDKVYVTGAKVSSGSEGSGGSGSGGTQPDENLTGISISGPSSVKVTSQINLTVTATPSDASTGTVTWSSSNEDIALVSNKGTVTGLSVGTVVITAEAGSFSAEKTIKVIEDVDPESAVQKPSDISPESKYTVPFGVVTNGGIGNGQFSICFGAPSPMADYWDLFITGGDYSEQKVKLGTCGVTNIKTGKAGTYSLSLYAVYVVDDVPHYSNPWTGSVNVTTDSVAQTLPSDAEARLANRTLVKKKDTTTLTLQFENNTGYWRDDQIWVTGYGRNAIGEWCYLNKDGTAIPIQAGTTSEDWSFRFSDVDPEWGLQCKDFSSSRIYFTCGDEPVTMNAVIDGNGNVGVAQPNMAIENDSNSTKYFDWIEFTSGGVLYVNTTQVDAFTFPIVVADYADDGMGGYEWKKSVGVTKSRSEVFAAWDSWTDKYTHYKNLVRCNGTRILAPCKVPKTDFDMTYMDSYIADVWNYYKTHDLYYSENEHGTYTGRVHEIADKNGVTRNVLIMTRAGDGAKFYVYDTPNMEEAFEGSGKLAMDCSPGQSMEWFGTSEYGNAETSKNVQNRICSAFTRHAFIKQGNDYINVMDDPSRYYSEEPANMYSAFFHKEAGNLDGYAYGFAYDDNHDQSTTTVDGNCRGVVVGIGAWE from the coding sequence ATGAATAAAATCAGAAACTTTTTTCAGTTAAAATCATGTGTGTTTTTATTTTTTATCGCAGGTGTTTTTTCAGTAATTTCCTGTGAAGTGAATTCAGATTCTGAACCGGCACCTGTAAAAGTAGAAAGCGTTACTCTTTCTGGAACAGATTCCCTGAAAGAAGGTGAATCAAAAACATTTACGGTTACGGTATTGCCAGAAAATGCTGCAGATAAAACTGTTACCTGGACTTCTTCTGATTCAGAAATTTTAAAAGTTGATGCCGGCGGACTTGTTACTGCTATAAAAGAGGGAAAGGCTGTCATTACAGTAACTTCATCTGACGGTAATAAAAAAGACAGTATTGAAGTAACTGTTGTAAAAAAACAGACTTCTGAAGATAACGGCGGAGATGACAACGGGGGAGGGAATAACGGAGGACAGGAAGGAGGGGAAACAGAAAATCCTGAACAGCCTCAGTCTGCTCCATCAGTGGAAATTCCTTCCGGAGTTTATGTAATTCAGAATTCATCAAAAAGCATTTCCACATTCGGCGGTGCTTTAGGCTGGAATGCAGGTTCCGTTGAACTTTCAGATTACACTTATCCGTCAGATTCAAAAAAAGCAAAGAAAGTAGTATTTACCCGTAACGGTGCTTATGATGCTTTTTATGTCAATACAACCATGCTTGATGTGACGGCTTCTCCAAAACTTTATATGAGCGTGTATGCTTCTCATGATTTTGCAATCAAAGCCATGACCACAAACAGAGAAGATTCATTCACTGTAGAAAATGACGGTGAATGGGGCTGGCATAGTGTTGAGTATGACATGGGAGCTGCTTCTGAAATTACAATGATATGTTTTGTATCAAGTATTCCCCAGACAATATATGTTGATAAGGTTTATGTAACCGGCGCAAAAGTTTCTTCCGGTTCAGAAGGAAGCGGCGGCAGTGGATCCGGCGGAACTCAGCCTGATGAAAACCTTACGGGAATAAGCATAAGCGGACCTTCTTCAGTAAAGGTAACTTCCCAGATAAATCTTACTGTAACGGCAACTCCATCTGATGCTTCTACAGGAACTGTAACCTGGTCAAGTTCAAATGAAGATATTGCCCTTGTTTCAAATAAGGGAACGGTTACAGGCCTTTCTGTTGGAACTGTCGTTATTACTGCAGAGGCCGGAAGTTTTTCTGCAGAAAAAACAATTAAAGTTATAGAAGATGTAGATCCTGAAAGTGCAGTTCAAAAACCTTCTGACATTTCACCTGAATCAAAATACACTGTTCCTTTCGGTGTTGTAACAAACGGCGGAATCGGTAACGGTCAGTTCAGTATCTGTTTCGGAGCTCCTTCTCCTATGGCAGACTACTGGGATTTATTTATTACAGGCGGTGATTACAGCGAACAGAAAGTAAAGCTTGGTACTTGCGGCGTGACAAATATAAAAACAGGCAAAGCCGGTACATACAGTCTTTCGCTTTATGCAGTATATGTTGTTGATGATGTTCCTCATTATTCAAATCCCTGGACGGGCAGTGTAAACGTAACTACAGATTCTGTTGCACAGACTTTACCTTCTGATGCTGAAGCGCGCCTTGCTAACAGAACTCTCGTAAAAAAGAAGGACACAACGACCCTTACCCTTCAGTTTGAAAACAATACCGGTTACTGGCGTGATGATCAGATCTGGGTAACGGGTTATGGTCGCAATGCAATAGGTGAGTGGTGCTATCTTAATAAAGACGGAACTGCAATTCCAATTCAGGCAGGTACGACAAGTGAGGACTGGTCTTTCCGTTTCAGTGATGTGGATCCTGAATGGGGACTTCAGTGTAAGGACTTCAGTTCCAGCCGCATTTATTTTACCTGTGGTGATGAACCTGTAACCATGAATGCCGTTATTGACGGAAACGGAAATGTTGGTGTTGCTCAGCCTAATATGGCAATAGAAAATGATTCTAACTCTACAAAATATTTTGACTGGATTGAATTTACTTCCGGCGGAGTTCTTTATGTAAATACGACTCAGGTAGATGCCTTTACATTCCCTATCGTAGTTGCAGATTATGCAGATGACGGAATGGGCGGTTATGAATGGAAAAAATCTGTAGGTGTTACAAAGAGCCGCAGTGAAGTTTTTGCAGCCTGGGATTCATGGACAGATAAATACACGCATTATAAAAACCTTGTACGCTGCAATGGAACAAGAATTCTGGCGCCATGCAAAGTTCCGAAAACAGATTTTGATATGACTTATATGGATTCTTACATTGCTGATGTATGGAACTATTATAAGACTCATGACCTTTATTATTCAGAAAATGAACACGGTACATACACTGGACGAGTTCATGAGATTGCGGATAAAAACGGAGTTACAAGAAATGTGCTCATAATGACCCGTGCCGGGGATGGAGCAAAGTTTTATGTTTATGACACTCCTAACATGGAAGAAGCTTTTGAAGGAAGCGGAAAACTTGCAATGGACTGTTCACCGGGGCAGAGCATGGAATGGTTTGGTACTTCAGAATACGGAAATGCAGAAACTTCTAAAAATGTTCAGAACCGTATCTGTTCTGCATTTACCCGTCATGCCTTTATTAAGCAGGGAAACGACTACATAAATGTCATGGATGATCCGAGCCGTTATTATTCGGAAGAGCCGGCAAACATGTATTCTGCATTTTTCCATAAAGAAGCCGGAAACCTTGACGGATATGCCTACGGTTTTGCCTACGATGACAATCATGATCAGTCTACGACTACTGTTGACGGTAACTGCCGCGGAGTTGTTGTAGGAATCGGAGCCTGGGAATAA